A window of the Mesotoga prima MesG1.Ag.4.2 genome harbors these coding sequences:
- the pepT gene encoding peptidase T: MEKLIERFLRYISIETTSSFESKTFPSTTGQLDLARTLKEDMESIGLSEVTIDDFGYVMGTLPSNLETKLPVIGFISHMDTSPEMSGKDVRPSIVKYQGGKLLLNKKDNLYIDPHLYPEIERYVGEDLIVTDGTTLLGADDKAGIAEILTAMEFIISNPRIKHGKIRVAFTPDEEIGRGTNHFSIEEFGADYAYTVDGGGIGELQYETFNAANTEVVIKGLNIHPGSAKDKMKNSMLIACEFNGMLPSNEIPATTCGREGFFHLISVQGSVEETILKYIIRDHSREKFSRKKTMISEVAALLNYKYGENTVTFCTEDSYYNMKEKIEEVYFVVETAKRAMESLSIEPKIEPVRGGTDGVRLSFVGLPTPNLFTGGHNFHGRFEYIPIRSMEKSVQVITKIVELFSEEATFES, from the coding sequence ATTGAGAAATTGATTGAGCGATTTCTGAGATATATATCGATTGAAACCACTTCAAGCTTTGAATCTAAGACTTTCCCGTCTACAACTGGTCAGCTAGATCTTGCCAGAACTCTCAAGGAGGACATGGAATCTATAGGATTGTCTGAAGTTACTATTGACGATTTTGGTTATGTGATGGGGACCCTGCCCTCAAACCTTGAAACGAAACTACCCGTGATTGGATTTATCTCCCATATGGATACGAGCCCAGAAATGAGCGGAAAAGATGTAAGACCTTCAATTGTTAAATATCAGGGAGGGAAGTTGCTCCTTAACAAGAAAGATAACCTCTATATTGATCCTCATCTGTATCCAGAAATTGAAAGATATGTTGGAGAAGATCTGATTGTTACTGACGGAACTACTTTGCTTGGAGCGGATGACAAGGCTGGAATTGCAGAGATTTTAACCGCGATGGAATTTATAATTTCGAATCCCCGGATTAAACACGGCAAGATAAGAGTAGCCTTTACACCGGACGAGGAGATCGGGAGAGGAACTAATCATTTCAGCATAGAAGAATTCGGAGCCGATTACGCGTACACAGTAGATGGGGGAGGCATTGGAGAACTGCAGTACGAGACTTTCAACGCTGCCAACACTGAGGTTGTGATTAAAGGACTGAATATCCATCCTGGAAGCGCGAAAGACAAGATGAAAAACTCAATGCTCATTGCATGTGAATTCAACGGAATGCTGCCCTCAAATGAAATACCGGCCACTACTTGTGGGAGAGAGGGATTCTTCCACTTAATCAGTGTTCAAGGTTCTGTAGAAGAAACAATACTAAAATACATCATTAGAGATCATTCTAGGGAGAAGTTTTCAAGAAAAAAGACGATGATTTCCGAAGTAGCGGCTTTATTGAACTACAAATATGGAGAAAATACGGTCACGTTTTGTACTGAAGACTCTTATTACAATATGAAAGAGAAGATAGAGGAAGTGTATTTTGTTGTTGAGACCGCGAAAAGGGCAATGGAGAGTCTTTCAATTGAACCGAAAATAGAACCTGTGCGAGGGGGAACTGATGGTGTGCGTCTTTCTTTTGTGGGACTTCCTACACCCAATCTCTTCACAGGAGGGCACAATTTTCACGGAAGATTCGAGTACATACCAATAAGATCTATGGAAAAGTCGGTTCAGGTAATTACGAAGATAGTAGAGTTGTTCTCTGAGGAGGCGACCTTTGAAAGTTAG
- a CDS encoding phosphoenolpyruvate carboxykinase (ATP): MSTSSRFVRERIGRDNPLFSMSRVTIETAFYGNNVVPVVSPSEAYKLAKNSAGTIVTDLPVYKPEKAGLDSDSKVLLFNDGAVTGRCASARRIVGEPGVNETEYGAKLREAVYKTRNRKMYHAQAYIGLDRDFMVKAHLLVPETHENLIYNWLLNFQPINEFYNEMYESSERCENEGDIFVFSDPEWHHPDHPLGLSFFDPEHNCAAILGMRYFGEFKKGTLTLAWGCANRHGFAACHGGQKRYNLQDRKFVVGFFGLSGSGKSTLTHAKHNGKYDVTVLHDDAFVISSSDGSSVALEPSYFDKTSDYPLNSEDNKFLLSVQNVGATQDDEGRIVIVTEDIRNGNGRAIKSKIWSPNRVDKFDEPVEAIIWLMKDPSIPPVVKVNDPVLASVMGATLATKRTSAERLAPGVDPNALVIEPYANPFRTYPLSDDFNRFLELFTHRGINCYIFNTGHFGEKKVPKELTLQILESIVENRAEFLPWEPFEELEIMFIEGFLPDLSDESYKKLLRERLVDRYNFLRSREVERGGFDRLPQEAVESISSLMKIVE; the protein is encoded by the coding sequence ATGTCTACTAGTTCCAGATTTGTGAGAGAAAGAATTGGAAGAGATAACCCTCTCTTTTCAATGAGCCGTGTAACGATAGAAACAGCTTTCTACGGAAATAACGTAGTACCGGTCGTTTCGCCCAGTGAGGCCTACAAGCTCGCGAAGAACTCGGCAGGTACGATAGTCACTGACCTTCCAGTTTATAAACCCGAAAAAGCCGGTCTTGATTCAGATTCAAAAGTTCTTCTCTTCAATGACGGCGCCGTGACTGGAAGATGTGCCTCGGCGAGGCGAATAGTGGGAGAGCCAGGAGTAAACGAAACAGAATACGGAGCGAAGTTGCGAGAAGCAGTCTACAAAACAAGAAACAGGAAGATGTACCATGCCCAGGCGTATATAGGGCTCGATAGAGATTTCATGGTAAAGGCACATCTTCTGGTTCCTGAAACCCACGAGAACCTGATTTATAATTGGTTGTTAAATTTCCAGCCGATAAACGAATTCTACAACGAAATGTATGAGTCCTCAGAAAGGTGTGAAAACGAGGGCGATATTTTTGTGTTTTCCGACCCGGAATGGCATCATCCAGATCATCCATTGGGGCTTTCATTCTTCGATCCGGAACACAATTGCGCCGCAATTCTCGGAATGAGATACTTCGGTGAATTCAAAAAAGGAACGCTTACCCTTGCGTGGGGATGTGCCAACAGGCATGGTTTTGCTGCTTGTCATGGTGGTCAGAAAAGGTACAATCTCCAGGACAGAAAATTTGTTGTGGGTTTCTTTGGACTCTCCGGTTCCGGAAAGTCAACGCTTACTCATGCTAAGCACAACGGAAAGTATGATGTTACAGTGTTGCACGATGATGCCTTCGTGATTTCATCTTCCGATGGATCTTCCGTAGCACTGGAACCCTCGTATTTCGACAAGACGTCCGACTATCCTCTAAATAGTGAAGACAACAAGTTCCTTCTTTCTGTTCAGAACGTTGGTGCGACCCAGGACGACGAAGGACGAATTGTTATTGTGACGGAGGACATTAGAAACGGAAACGGAAGGGCAATCAAGTCAAAAATCTGGTCTCCAAATAGAGTAGACAAATTCGATGAACCAGTAGAAGCCATCATCTGGTTGATGAAAGACCCATCAATTCCTCCGGTAGTGAAAGTCAACGATCCTGTTCTCGCATCTGTTATGGGCGCGACTCTTGCTACAAAAAGGACCTCGGCTGAACGCCTGGCACCAGGAGTTGATCCCAATGCGCTGGTAATAGAGCCCTACGCGAATCCATTCAGAACCTATCCGCTTTCTGACGATTTTAATCGTTTTCTTGAATTGTTTACTCACAGAGGGATTAACTGTTATATTTTCAATACCGGGCATTTTGGCGAGAAGAAGGTTCCCAAGGAACTCACCCTTCAAATCCTCGAGTCTATAGTAGAGAACCGAGCAGAGTTCTTGCCGTGGGAACCATTCGAGGAACTCGAGATAATGTTTATTGAAGGTTTTTTGCCTGATCTTTCTGATGAGAGCTACAAGAAGCTTCTGAGGGAGAGACTCGTTGACAGGTACAACTTCCTTCGGTCTAGAGAAGTTGAAAGAGGTGGCTTCGATAGACTTCCCCAGGAGGCAGTCGAATCGATTTCGTCCTTGATGAAAATCGTAGAGTAG
- a CDS encoding carboxylate--amine ligase: protein MRVLVTGARMWYAINTIRLLARSGHEVFAADSSRLSGGLYSRYLKGKFIYPSVGENSSAFVESVIEKIEELKIDVLCPTFEEGFVFSKYIGRLEGRVNVLVPSYDHITLLHDKYSMTTYARSLGISVPKTALLKDFSLEGCEFPVIIKPRNQRSAEGIFKVNSIGEFEKRCRNLEEDRYLVQEWKEPYQICTTGLAHNGRLIGNVIYHNIREYPESGGIGTCRVSIDCEKALGEVKKIVSDLNYSGFISMDFLHDRINGEYYLVDVNPRMSPGLLIAYNSGVDMVKAYLELANGSEVSVARSPKTGYGTFTTAMEIGWFFSTLFKGKFKNLKGFFKSRKKLKDDSWDVRDPIPFFVMLLSMLNTAVFGPLRGGQTKSFSLGATCDTESLGSEDELIKKKKAV from the coding sequence TTGAGGGTATTGGTTACGGGCGCTAGAATGTGGTATGCAATTAATACAATAAGGCTTTTGGCTAGAAGCGGTCATGAGGTTTTCGCAGCGGACAGCAGTAGACTTAGCGGGGGTCTTTACTCCAGATATCTCAAAGGGAAATTCATTTATCCTTCAGTCGGTGAGAATAGCAGTGCTTTTGTCGAAAGCGTCATTGAAAAGATAGAAGAACTGAAGATCGATGTTCTGTGTCCAACCTTTGAAGAGGGTTTTGTGTTCAGCAAATATATTGGTAGGTTGGAAGGTCGTGTAAATGTACTGGTTCCTTCTTACGATCATATTACTCTCCTTCACGACAAGTACTCAATGACCACTTACGCAAGATCACTTGGTATAAGTGTTCCGAAGACGGCGCTGTTGAAGGATTTCAGCTTAGAGGGGTGTGAATTCCCGGTAATAATTAAACCCAGAAATCAGCGATCTGCTGAAGGGATTTTCAAGGTTAATTCCATAGGTGAGTTCGAGAAAAGATGCAGGAATCTTGAAGAAGACAGATATCTGGTTCAAGAGTGGAAAGAGCCCTACCAGATTTGTACAACAGGGTTGGCTCACAATGGTCGGTTAATTGGAAACGTCATTTATCACAACATAAGAGAATACCCTGAATCTGGAGGAATTGGTACCTGCAGAGTTTCTATAGATTGCGAAAAAGCGCTTGGGGAAGTTAAGAAAATCGTCAGCGATCTCAACTACTCTGGATTCATTTCGATGGATTTCCTACATGACAGAATCAATGGTGAATACTATCTGGTTGATGTAAATCCCAGGATGAGCCCCGGGCTGCTCATTGCTTATAACTCTGGTGTTGACATGGTAAAGGCGTATCTTGAATTAGCGAATGGAAGTGAAGTCAGCGTGGCTAGATCGCCGAAAACCGGTTATGGTACTTTTACAACGGCAATGGAGATCGGTTGGTTCTTCAGTACGTTGTTTAAAGGCAAGTTTAAGAACCTGAAGGGCTTTTTCAAGAGCAGGAAGAAGCTAAAGGATGATTCATGGGATGTTCGCGATCCGATTCCTTTTTTTGTGATGCTTCTGTCCATGTTGAACACTGCTGTCTTTGGACCTCTCAGAGGTGGCCAGACGAAGAGTTTTTCTCTCGGAGCAACCTGTGATACAGAAAGTCTAGGTTCCGAGGACGAGTTAATCAAGAAGAAAAAAGCTGTGTAG
- a CDS encoding radical SAM family protein: MVFTITTPDDKLANKLEPGVPWHSRGIEVFKALSRAGIDVEIVLMPILPFTEDSTEDILPILTRGKEAGANFIYPSMRMTLRDRQKEYYYLKLDELFPGMSNQYKRTYGNSYFCSSSNDNI; this comes from the coding sequence GTGGTCTTCACAATAACAACTCCAGACGATAAGTTGGCAAACAAACTCGAACCAGGAGTACCCTGGCATTCAAGAGGAATCGAAGTATTCAAGGCTTTATCTAGAGCAGGCATTGATGTCGAAATCGTGTTGATGCCGATCCTGCCATTCACAGAAGATAGTACGGAAGACATCTTGCCCATACTTACTAGAGGAAAAGAAGCTGGAGCCAACTTTATCTATCCTTCAATGAGAATGACTTTGAGGGATAGGCAGAAAGAATATTACTATCTAAAACTCGACGAGCTCTTTCCGGGAATGAGTAATCAATACAAAAGAACCTACGGAAATTCGTACTTCTGTAGCTCTTCAAACGACAATATATGA
- the abc-f gene encoding ribosomal protection-like ABC-F family protein — MLITLSKVGHDYGQDFLFDEVSTSIDRKDKTILLGKNGSGKSTLMRIISGDLLPSEGEIFLSTNVRIGYQIQNRIPNSELTLMDYYMQDKSSVLPDTEEYYSFDRRVRSILVGLEFGEEDWERRLETFSGGELTRISLGKLFLVDYDLLLLDEPTNHLDLESTEWLVSFLKNYKGALLVVTHDRYLIRNVGNRFWELNGGSLWDFPGPYDRYQADREIMLKSGLRTRDNLSKEIERLDSVAKRYRLWGQEKFIKQAINKEKQRDRLIEQLESIDLPDEEIRGTKFRLPQPDRTGYSVLKIEKLSFGFGSKNLFSSATTEIHRRDKIGLLGPNGSGKTTLLKIITGNLKGYSGEVTWGHNVRWGYLSQLTEDLNSSNDVLTEIWQLMRGQPDYEVRKYLGRFGFPGDDVFKPIHTLSGGEKTKLALAKLILSRPNVLVMDEPTNNLDIWSIESLEQVLKEYEGCIILVSHDREFVQNICDRFLMIDRHKLKSVSTVDEYLSRNQSYTGSVGNDDGRVSFQERRRLSNKKKSIIEKLQQLDAEEEALSNSLEEIHARMGLYASDYERLQEFLNTLDQAEERILEILEEREILEHDLEELSTMMGDQS, encoded by the coding sequence ATGCTGATTACTCTGAGCAAAGTTGGACACGATTATGGTCAAGACTTCCTCTTTGACGAAGTCTCAACCTCGATAGATAGGAAAGATAAGACAATACTTCTTGGAAAGAACGGAAGCGGAAAATCAACCCTCATGAGAATAATTTCCGGTGATCTTTTGCCGTCTGAGGGGGAGATTTTCCTCTCCACAAACGTGAGAATTGGTTATCAAATACAGAATAGAATACCCAACTCTGAGTTGACTCTTATGGATTACTACATGCAGGACAAATCGAGTGTCCTTCCCGACACCGAAGAATACTATTCCTTCGACAGAAGAGTAAGGAGTATCCTCGTAGGGCTCGAATTCGGCGAGGAAGATTGGGAAAGACGTCTCGAAACCTTCAGTGGTGGCGAACTAACCAGGATCTCTCTTGGAAAGCTTTTTCTGGTTGATTACGATCTACTGCTCTTGGATGAACCTACAAATCATCTCGATCTCGAATCGACTGAATGGTTAGTAAGCTTCTTAAAGAATTACAAAGGAGCTCTGCTTGTCGTTACTCACGACAGATACTTGATTAGAAACGTTGGCAATCGCTTCTGGGAGCTGAACGGCGGCTCGCTTTGGGATTTCCCCGGACCTTATGACAGATACCAGGCAGACAGAGAGATTATGTTAAAGAGCGGCCTGAGAACACGGGATAATCTTTCAAAAGAAATCGAAAGACTTGACTCTGTCGCAAAACGCTACAGATTGTGGGGGCAGGAAAAATTCATCAAGCAGGCGATCAACAAAGAAAAACAAAGGGACAGACTAATCGAGCAGCTCGAATCGATAGATCTCCCAGATGAAGAAATCAGAGGGACAAAATTCCGCCTGCCACAGCCAGATAGAACCGGCTACTCAGTTTTGAAGATCGAAAAACTGTCATTCGGCTTTGGCAGCAAGAATCTCTTCAGCAGCGCCACCACAGAAATACACAGGAGAGATAAGATCGGCCTTCTCGGCCCAAATGGCAGCGGGAAGACAACACTCTTGAAGATAATTACTGGGAATTTAAAGGGATACTCGGGAGAAGTTACCTGGGGCCACAACGTCCGTTGGGGCTATCTTTCTCAGCTGACCGAGGATCTAAATTCGTCAAACGATGTGCTCACGGAAATCTGGCAATTGATGAGGGGGCAACCTGATTACGAAGTAAGAAAGTACTTAGGAAGGTTTGGCTTTCCCGGCGACGATGTCTTTAAGCCAATACACACCTTGAGTGGTGGAGAAAAAACGAAACTCGCGCTTGCGAAACTGATATTATCGCGTCCAAACGTTTTGGTCATGGATGAACCGACGAACAATCTCGACATCTGGTCCATTGAAAGCCTTGAACAGGTACTGAAAGAATACGAAGGCTGCATAATTCTTGTTTCTCACGACAGAGAATTCGTACAGAATATTTGTGATCGTTTCTTGATGATCGATAGGCATAAGTTGAAGAGTGTATCCACTGTTGATGAGTATTTGAGTAGAAATCAAAGCTATACCGGTTCGGTGGGTAATGATGACGGGCGAGTCAGCTTTCAAGAAAGAAGGAGATTATCCAACAAGAAGAAGTCGATCATTGAAAAGTTGCAACAATTGGATGCTGAAGAAGAAGCTCTGTCCAATAGTCTGGAAGAGATTCACGCAAGAATGGGGCTTTACGCTAGTGATTACGAGAGGCTCCAAGAATTTCTGAACACTTTGGATCAGGCTGAAGAGAGGATTCTTGAGATTCTTGAAGAAAGAGAGATCCTGGAACACGACCTAGAGGAACTTTCTACAATGATGGGAGATCAATCATAA
- a CDS encoding dehydrogenase: MRFLNKTVLVTGGAKGIGKAIFIGFARCGAFVLIMDIMWKLGIAW, translated from the coding sequence TTGAGATTCTTGAACAAAACCGTACTTGTTACTGGTGGAGCCAAAGGAATCGGGAAAGCCATATTCATTGGTTTCGCGAGATGTGGTGCATTTGTGTTGATTATGGATATCATGTGGAAGCTGGGAATCGCTTGGTGA
- a CDS encoding DUF4910 domain-containing protein, translated as MSQRLDGKKVKSLIEMLSGYHRMRGSRDYKESMNSITDYLIRSGLPENRFRVLKYPADGVTKTGNIVSTLAWEPVYGELWLENPERVFVTSTKVTKVSLVSGSGSSKGWESLPLVVYDGKGDYSGKAVLASEDPVKVFQHAVVEGGARCLILCHMRKVFEEIGRSLNDLPQMTNFLTIPHDRDSADRNAVAFSVTKEKYDLLFNYSKKGSAIVGFRAETNMSKGSFDVLQIDATGFNDGPQVLITAHLCHPSPGADDNGSGAALAVEIARVLNDENFPYSVKIALVPEYLGSVPYALQLKSENNLPIYTINLDMVGADQNKTGSTFILSKVPPYLPQRWGNILEFYIKTLMPSNAGYPLKRFGEIPFMAGSDHCVFTTLGIPSPFMGHLPDRYYHSDLDTPQMMDEKELEWVGLSALNTLDQLVKPDQDLLISVRSKMIGELFGILNRISGREGSDDVFDLLISNYEGEVLRKVFNNSGNLPSLSPLEPTFDSSLGLEWIRTFPQELKDELEIDFASIADFVVGGAAVVGGREAVELLASIHYGVEIGKVRVLTGWMIEKGLLRS; from the coding sequence TTGAGTCAAAGGCTGGATGGAAAAAAGGTTAAATCTCTTATAGAAATGCTTTCGGGATATCACAGAATGCGGGGAAGTCGTGACTATAAGGAATCTATGAACTCGATAACGGACTATCTTATCCGTTCCGGTCTTCCGGAAAATAGATTCCGGGTATTGAAGTATCCAGCCGATGGGGTCACAAAGACGGGAAACATCGTCTCTACACTTGCATGGGAACCAGTGTATGGGGAGCTGTGGCTTGAGAATCCAGAGAGGGTTTTCGTCACTTCAACAAAAGTCACAAAAGTCTCCCTGGTTTCCGGTAGTGGAAGCAGCAAAGGCTGGGAATCGTTACCTCTAGTTGTATATGACGGTAAAGGAGATTACTCCGGAAAAGCAGTTCTTGCTAGTGAAGATCCTGTCAAGGTTTTTCAGCATGCGGTAGTTGAGGGCGGGGCGAGGTGTCTAATTCTGTGCCATATGAGAAAGGTCTTTGAGGAAATTGGTCGCAGTCTCAATGATTTACCTCAAATGACAAACTTCTTGACGATCCCCCACGACAGAGATTCGGCCGATAGAAACGCTGTTGCTTTTTCGGTTACAAAAGAGAAGTACGATCTTCTCTTCAATTACTCGAAAAAAGGAAGTGCGATCGTTGGGTTCAGGGCTGAAACAAATATGTCGAAAGGTAGTTTTGATGTTCTGCAAATAGACGCGACTGGTTTCAATGATGGCCCTCAGGTTCTCATAACTGCGCATTTGTGTCATCCTTCGCCTGGGGCCGATGATAACGGGAGTGGAGCCGCTCTCGCCGTTGAGATAGCAAGGGTGTTGAATGATGAGAACTTCCCATATTCCGTGAAAATTGCACTTGTTCCCGAATATTTGGGAAGCGTACCTTATGCTCTCCAACTCAAGAGCGAGAATAACCTTCCGATATATACTATAAACCTTGATATGGTTGGTGCAGATCAGAACAAAACGGGTTCTACATTTATTCTTTCAAAGGTCCCACCTTATTTGCCACAGAGGTGGGGAAATATCCTGGAATTCTATATCAAGACTCTTATGCCTTCAAATGCCGGTTATCCTCTGAAGAGATTTGGAGAGATTCCCTTCATGGCCGGTTCAGATCACTGTGTCTTCACAACTCTTGGAATTCCCTCTCCGTTCATGGGCCATCTTCCAGATAGATACTACCACTCGGATTTAGACACACCCCAGATGATGGATGAAAAAGAACTGGAGTGGGTAGGTCTGTCGGCTCTCAATACTTTGGATCAGCTAGTCAAGCCCGATCAGGACTTGCTCATAAGTGTCAGAAGCAAGATGATAGGAGAGCTATTCGGTATACTAAACAGAATTTCAGGGAGAGAAGGAAGCGATGATGTTTTCGATCTTCTGATTTCTAATTACGAGGGAGAAGTACTCAGAAAGGTTTTCAATAATTCTGGGAATCTTCCTTCACTAAGCCCACTGGAGCCAACCTTCGATAGCTCTTTAGGTCTGGAATGGATCAGGACATTCCCTCAGGAACTTAAAGACGAGCTCGAAATTGATTTCGCAAGTATCGCCGATTTCGTGGTGGGAGGTGCGGCTGTTGTTGGAGGTAGGGAAGCCGTAGAACTATTGGCAAGTATTCACTACGGAGTCGAGATCGGGAAGGTTAGGGTACTTACCGGCTGGATGATCGAGAAAGGTTTGCTGAGATCATGA
- a CDS encoding xanthine phosphoribosyltransferase, which yields MDEVVLSRQEIFSSFEEAVRNKGSVLGNGILRVDSFLNHQIDPQLMKNAGELIADYFRTYGVTKVLTAESSGIAPALMAASSLGAQLVFARKSRPITMQRYLSESAPSHTKGGIVELNVSLDYIDEKDRVIIVDDFLASGKTIEALARLVLKTGASLHGFAAIIEKTFEEGRTLLAKFGVPVLGIVRISSLDPLSFVKNGV from the coding sequence ATGGACGAAGTTGTTCTTTCCAGGCAAGAGATATTTTCTTCCTTTGAGGAAGCTGTAAGAAACAAGGGCTCCGTTCTGGGCAATGGCATTCTTCGAGTAGATTCCTTTCTTAACCATCAGATTGATCCACAACTAATGAAAAATGCTGGTGAACTAATCGCTGACTACTTCAGAACTTATGGAGTAACAAAAGTCTTGACTGCAGAGAGTTCTGGGATTGCTCCCGCATTGATGGCAGCTAGCAGCCTTGGTGCACAGCTCGTTTTTGCTCGTAAGAGTAGACCAATAACAATGCAAAGGTATCTGAGTGAATCCGCTCCTTCGCACACAAAAGGAGGGATAGTGGAACTCAACGTTTCCCTGGACTATATTGATGAGAAGGACAGAGTCATTATCGTGGATGACTTTCTGGCAAGCGGTAAGACCATAGAGGCCCTGGCCCGGCTTGTATTGAAAACGGGAGCATCGCTTCACGGCTTTGCGGCAATCATTGAAAAAACCTTCGAAGAAGGTCGAACTTTGCTGGCGAAGTTTGGCGTTCCTGTCCTGGGGATTGTAAGAATCTCTTCACTCGACCCGCTCTCATTTGTGAAAAATGGAGTCTAG
- a CDS encoding desulfoferrodoxin FeS4 iron-binding domain-containing protein, protein MKVKNVGEVYRCEICGNIVEVKEAGGGELVCCGEPMKLVQK, encoded by the coding sequence ATGAAGGTAAAGAACGTTGGAGAAGTCTACAGATGTGAGATATGTGGAAACATAGTTGAAGTGAAAGAAGCTGGTGGAGGAGAACTGGTCTGCTGTGGAGAGCCAATGAAGCTTGTGCAGAAATAA
- a CDS encoding 2-hydroxyacid dehydrogenase — protein MDKIFFTYKIPDEGLLLLKGYDIMINTEDRFLSKEEIIQKAKDAVALVTLLSDKIDAELIKSLPKLKVIANYAVGYNNIDVEEARKRGVRVTNTPDVLTDATADLTLALILATSRRIVEGDRFVREHRFAGWKPDLLTGPSLKEKNLGIIGLGRIGRAVAKRAQAFGMKVIYHNRKPLLTEEEERLGVNYRSLEELLKESDFVSIHVPLTRETHHLLNEKRLSMMKPGAILVNTARGSIIDEAALIKTLKNGRLAAAGLDVYEEEPTVPQSLIDMDNVVLLPHVGSATREARTEMAIMVGRNVAAVLEGKEPPNAVV, from the coding sequence ATGGACAAGATCTTCTTCACTTATAAGATTCCCGACGAAGGTTTGCTTCTTCTGAAAGGATACGACATCATGATCAACACTGAGGATAGGTTCCTCTCAAAAGAAGAGATTATTCAGAAAGCCAAGGATGCGGTAGCACTGGTAACACTGCTATCGGATAAGATTGATGCAGAGCTTATCAAATCACTTCCGAAATTAAAGGTGATTGCAAATTACGCGGTCGGCTATAACAACATCGACGTTGAAGAAGCCAGAAAAAGAGGTGTAAGAGTTACCAATACTCCCGATGTTCTAACAGACGCCACGGCAGACTTAACGTTAGCTTTGATTCTCGCTACAAGCAGAAGAATCGTTGAGGGCGACAGATTCGTTAGAGAGCATAGGTTTGCTGGATGGAAGCCAGACCTGTTAACAGGTCCCTCTCTCAAAGAAAAGAATTTGGGCATTATCGGCCTCGGAAGAATAGGGAGGGCCGTTGCAAAAAGAGCTCAAGCTTTCGGGATGAAAGTAATTTATCACAACAGGAAACCTCTTCTAACTGAAGAAGAAGAGAGACTTGGCGTGAATTATAGGAGCCTCGAGGAACTGCTTAAAGAATCTGATTTTGTGTCTATTCACGTCCCCCTTACAAGAGAGACACACCATTTGCTTAATGAGAAGCGACTTTCTATGATGAAACCTGGTGCGATTCTGGTGAACACTGCCAGGGGATCCATTATCGATGAAGCAGCACTGATAAAGACTCTTAAGAATGGTAGATTAGCTGCCGCCGGTCTTGATGTCTATGAAGAAGAACCAACTGTACCACAGTCTTTGATAGATATGGATAACGTGGTCCTTCTTCCACACGTAGGGTCTGCAACAAGAGAAGCAAGGACAGAAATGGCAATTATGGTGGGGCGCAACGTGGCCGCAGTTCTAGAAGGAAAGGAACCTCCCAATGCTGTGGTCTGA